One region of Verrucomicrobiia bacterium genomic DNA includes:
- a CDS encoding tetratricopeptide repeat protein yields the protein MPKPKSKADAARTARPGAHPRRRLAIKLLVIALPLLAVVVLEGVLRLAGYGYPTEFWLPAEVQGRPVWTENPRYGWRFFPPRIARAPQPMVVDRVKPPGTVRVVILGESAALGDPEPAYGFGRYLEVLLNEAFPEKKFEVINTAMTAINSHVIRLIARDCVKLDADFWVLYMGNNEAVGPYGSGTVFGGQAPELPLLRAALWFRTLKVGQLAEAALQKFSRRAAPATEWGGLEMFLEHKLHPEDARVQRVYEHFQKNLEDILATGQRAGARVVVATVGANLKDCAPFASLHRTDLLPADLSAWEAAFREGARLMGEGKAEEALKHWQKAYELDQDYAELQFRIGEAKAAARQYREARGFYVWARDLDALRFRVDSRLNDITRTVASGKTNAHVRLVDAERALQRLAPNQIPGRDLFYDHVHLNFAGNYALARAVAAQVAPADGRPRWLSAQEAGARLAVTPYDQLQVWREMRRRLQRPPFTQQLNHAAQLQWVDEQIAALRPQSTATALMQQAAIYQPALARRPEDPVLRGRLGRLLEEAGDYQGALQQWEKVSELLPHDFQAVYSQGLLWRNLGRLERARECFQRTLQLRPNVAEAWNGLGLCEMDEGRLEQALAYFDQALAERPADADFHYNKGIVHSKAGRTNDALACYRQALTAAPDHTSARYNLANLLLRQGQWAEAATELRTLLQHTPEHTRARNNYGLALLRLGRPQEAVEQFRQTLREEPNNAEARYNLANTLLGLKQYDEAISHLETFLAAHPGHPGAQQKLTEARALRAASRGGSSP from the coding sequence AAGTCCAAGGCCGATGCGGCGCGCACCGCCCGCCCCGGGGCCCATCCCCGCCGGCGCCTGGCCATTAAACTGCTGGTCATCGCCTTGCCGCTGCTGGCCGTGGTGGTTTTGGAGGGTGTCCTGCGCCTTGCCGGTTATGGTTATCCCACGGAGTTCTGGCTGCCTGCCGAAGTCCAGGGCCGGCCCGTGTGGACGGAAAATCCCCGCTATGGCTGGCGGTTTTTCCCGCCGCGCATCGCGCGGGCCCCGCAGCCCATGGTGGTGGACCGCGTGAAACCGCCGGGCACCGTGCGGGTGGTCATTTTGGGCGAATCGGCCGCCCTGGGGGATCCGGAGCCGGCCTACGGTTTCGGACGGTATCTCGAGGTGCTGCTCAATGAAGCCTTTCCGGAGAAAAAGTTTGAGGTGATCAACACCGCCATGACCGCCATCAACTCCCACGTCATCCGCCTCATCGCCCGGGACTGCGTGAAACTGGACGCGGATTTTTGGGTGCTCTACATGGGCAACAACGAGGCCGTGGGGCCGTATGGCTCGGGCACCGTGTTTGGCGGCCAGGCCCCGGAGCTGCCGCTGCTCCGCGCCGCACTCTGGTTCCGCACCCTCAAGGTGGGCCAACTGGCCGAGGCCGCCCTTCAAAAATTTTCCCGCCGCGCCGCGCCCGCCACTGAATGGGGCGGGTTGGAGATGTTTCTGGAGCACAAACTCCACCCGGAGGATGCCCGCGTGCAGCGCGTGTACGAGCATTTTCAGAAAAACCTGGAGGACATCCTCGCCACCGGACAGCGGGCCGGCGCCCGGGTGGTGGTGGCCACCGTCGGGGCGAATTTGAAAGATTGCGCCCCCTTCGCCTCGCTGCATCGCACCGATCTGTTGCCGGCCGATTTGTCAGCGTGGGAGGCGGCCTTCCGCGAGGGCGCCCGGCTGATGGGGGAGGGAAAGGCCGAAGAGGCGCTGAAGCACTGGCAAAAGGCCTATGAGCTGGACCAGGATTACGCCGAGTTGCAATTCCGCATCGGCGAGGCCAAAGCGGCGGCCCGACAATACCGCGAGGCCCGCGGTTTCTACGTGTGGGCGCGCGATTTGGACGCCCTGCGCTTCCGGGTGGACTCGCGCCTGAATGACATCACCCGCACCGTGGCCTCCGGCAAAACCAACGCCCACGTCCGCCTGGTGGATGCCGAGCGCGCGCTCCAGCGCCTGGCTCCCAACCAAATCCCGGGCCGTGATTTATTTTATGACCATGTGCATCTGAACTTTGCCGGCAATTATGCCCTGGCGCGGGCCGTGGCCGCGCAGGTGGCCCCCGCCGACGGCCGCCCGCGCTGGTTGTCGGCCCAGGAGGCCGGGGCGCGCCTGGCCGTCACCCCATACGACCAGCTCCAGGTGTGGCGGGAGATGCGCCGGCGCCTGCAACGCCCGCCTTTCACCCAGCAACTTAATCACGCCGCCCAGCTCCAATGGGTGGATGAACAAATCGCCGCCCTGCGGCCGCAATCCACCGCCACCGCTTTGATGCAACAGGCCGCGATTTACCAGCCGGCCCTCGCCAGACGCCCGGAGGATCCCGTATTGCGCGGCCGCCTGGGCCGGTTGCTGGAGGAGGCGGGAGATTACCAGGGCGCCCTGCAACAGTGGGAAAAAGTGAGCGAACTTCTGCCCCACGATTTTCAGGCTGTCTATTCCCAGGGCCTGCTTTGGCGCAACCTGGGCCGGTTGGAGCGCGCGCGGGAGTGTTTCCAGCGCACCCTCCAACTGCGGCCCAACGTGGCCGAGGCCTGGAACGGGTTGGGTTTGTGCGAAATGGATGAAGGCAGGCTGGAGCAGGCGCTGGCCTACTTCGATCAAGCCCTGGCTGAACGGCCCGCCGACGCGGACTTTCATTACAACAAGGGCATCGTCCACAGCAAAGCCGGCCGTACCAATGACGCCCTGGCCTGTTACCGGCAGGCGCTCACCGCCGCCCCGGATCACACCAGCGCCCGTTACAACCTGGCCAACCTGCTCCTTCGCCAGGGGCAATGGGCCGAAGCGGCCACGGAATTGCGCACCCTGTTGCAACACACGCCCGAACACACCCGGGCCCGCAATAATTACGGCCTGGCGCTGCTCCGGCTGGGACGCCCTCAGGAGGCGGTGGAGCAGTTCCGCCAGACCTTGCGGGAAGAACCAAACAATGCCGAGGCCCGCTACAACCTGGCCAACACCCTCCTCGGCCTGAAACAATATGACGAGGCCATCAGCCATCTCGAAACTTTTCTGGCCGCGCATCCCGGCCATCCGGGCGCCCAGCAAAAACTCACCGAGGCACGGGCTTTGCGCGCCGCCAGCCGGGGCGGCTCTTCCCCCTAA